A stretch of the Chanos chanos chromosome 1, fChaCha1.1, whole genome shotgun sequence genome encodes the following:
- the morc2 gene encoding ATPase MORC2: MAYSNYSNLNRAQLTFEYLHTNSTTHEFLFGALAELVDNSRDANATRIDIYTEKRPDLRGGFMVCFLDDGTGMDPSEVTNVIQFGKSSKRFPESTHIGQYGNGLKSGSMRIGKDFILFTKKDSKLSCLFLSRTFHEEEGLDEVIVPLPSWDMQTQQPLTQDPEKYAIETELIFKYSPFKNEEQLFQQFKKIEGPSGTLVVVYNLKLMDNREPELDIQTDHQDILMAGTPVEGVKPERRSFRAYAAVLYIDPRMRIFIQGHKVRTKRLSCCLYNPRVYKYTSTRFKTRAEQEVKKADHLAKIAEEKAREAESKSRAFEAKLGDDFSKEARAALRKVQDSAIALRGEATRKQSIYQAKQRALKEPKELSFIFGVNIERRDQDGMFIYNCSRLIKMYEKTGPQLEGGMACGGVVGVVDVPYLVLEPTHNKQDFADAKEYRHLLRAMGDHLAQYWKDIGIAQKGIVKFWDEFGYLSANWNAPPSNDLRYRRRRAMEIPVTIQCDKCLKWRTLPFQMDAVDKRYPDSWVCLMNPDGTQDRCEAPEQKQNLPVGVLRKDTKTAEDKQKELSEKIRQQQEKLEALQKTSTVRSASDVRQLPLEVSLKPEEGRSAQVTRSSQRTAVRPRSPPLPAVVKNATSQLQKTAPPKPIASLKSAPSLKSTPPPRPTRTPAAPQMPVKAKVTPTQTTKSVKPTPKASSTPSTPSSRAPLRRSTPRIATPSSTRTSARQTTAKKRSASHGAKAQEEDEEDEEEEEEEEEEEEEEEEEESEEEEPQPKKTKVTLSTDKSRKGTTEKIQSSNGARDTTEQIKKSTEEDLKKDMKNAHKDKGVLVEAKVNGEWFTGRVTAVEATKERVRWKVKFDYVPMNTPRDRWVFKGSDEVRLMRPASPESHSPDTNQGPAGPVTPPTAAEPDTTQSGPSRETVDGLVSVMRTLLRYFFPPDFRIPKESVNTMTAEDLVAFPIKEYFQQYEAGLQSLCNSYQNRAESRARAVEEKSSGAEARLRESEEKLRKLRTNIVALLQKVQEDIEISSDDELDAYIEDLVTKGE; this comes from the exons GACAACACATGAGTTTCTGTTTGGAGCATTAGCTGAACTTGTGGACAACTCAAG GGATGCAAATGCCACAAGGATAGACATCTACACAG AGAAGAGGCCAGATTTACGAGGGGGGTTCATGGTTTGCTTCCTTGATGATGGAACAGGAATGGACCCCA GTGAAGTGACAAACGTCATCCAGTTTGGCAAATCCAGCAAACGGTTTCCAGAGTCCACGCATATTGGCCAGTATGGAAATGGGCTGAAATC TGGCTCAATGCGCATTGGCAAAGACTTCATCCTCTTCACAAAGAAAGATTCCAAgctttcctgtttgtttttgtcacgaACCTTTCATGAAGAGGAGGGACTGGATGAG GTTATCGTTCCACTTCCCAGTTGGGATATGCAGACCCAGCAGCCGCTGACGCAAGACCCAGAAAAATACGCTATTGAAACAGAGCTAATCTTTAAATACTCGCCTTTTAAGAATGAGGAGCAGCTCTTCCAGCAGTTTAAGAAAATTGAGGGACCTAGTG GTACTCTAGTTGTTGTTTATAATCTTAAACTGATGGACAACAGAGAACCAGAGCTggacatacagacagatcatCAGGATATACTCATGGCAGGAACCCCTGTAGAAGGAGT GAAACCAGAGCGGCGGTCATTTCGGGCGTACGCTGCTGTTCTTTACATTGATCCCAGAATGAGAATCTTCATCCAGGGACATAAAGTCAGGACAAAGAGGCTGTCCTGCTGTTTGTATAACCCCAG GGTTTATAAATATACATCAACTCGGTTTAAAACGCGAGCAGAGCAGGAAGTGAAGAAAGCCGACCACCTTGCTAAAATAG CGGAGGAAAAGGCGAGAGAGGCCGAAAGCAAATCACGTGCTTTTGAGGCCAAACTGGGAGATGATTTTTCTAAAGAGGCAAGG GCAGCGTTACGGAAGGTTCAGGACTCTGCTATTGCATTACGTGGTGAAGCTACGAGAAAACAGAGCATCTACCAGGCAAAGCAAAG agcaTTGAAGGAGCCTAAAGAACTGAGTTTCATCTTTGGTGTTAACATAGAGAGACGAGACCAGGACGGCATGTTCATCTACAACTGCAGCCGTCTCATAAAGATGTATGAAAAGACAGGGCCACAGCTGGAAGGAGGAAT GGCGTGTGGAGGTGTTGTGGGGGTGGTGGATGTCCCATATCTGGTGTTGGAGCCGACTCACAATAAGCAGGACTTTGCAGATGCTAAAGAGTACAGACATTTACTGAGGGCCATGGGAGATCACCTGGCCCAGTATTGGAAGGACATTGGCATAG CTCAAAAAGGCATTGTGAAATTCTGGGATGAGTTTGGCTACCTGTCAGCCAACTGGAATGCTCCACCTTCAAACGACCTTCGTTACCGTCGGCGCAGAGCCATGGAGATACCAGTTACAATACAGTGTG ataaGTGTCTGAAGTGGCGAACACTGCCGTTTCAGATGGATGCAGTGGATAAGCGGTACCCTGACAGCTGGGTCTGTTTAATGAACCCTGACGGCACGCAGGACAG gTGTGAGGCTCCTGAGCAGAAACAGAATTTGCCTGTCGGGGTTTTGAGGAAGGACACGAAAACAGCCgaggacaaacagaaagagcttTCAGAGAAAATCCGCCAACAACAGGAGAAACTAGAGGCTTTACAA AAAACATCAACGGTGAGATCGGCATCTGATGTGCGACAGCTTCCTCTAGAAGTCAGCCTGAAACCTGAGGAGGGGCGGTCTGCTCAG GTAACCCGTTCATCACAGCGCACGGCAGTCCGTCCCCGCTCCCCGCCTCTCCCTGCAGTGGTCAAAAATGCCACCAGTCAACTACAGAAAACAGCACCCCCTAAACCAATAGCGTCCCTAAAGTCAGCACCGAGCCTGAAGTCTACCCCACCGCCGCGCCCCACCCGGACCCCCGCGGCACCACAGATGCCCGTCAAAGCCAAGGTCACACCCACCCAAACAACAAAATCCGTGAAACCGACGCCAAAAGCTTCGAGCACACCCTCCACCCCTTCCTCCAGAGCACCGTTACGAAGAAGCACCCCCCGCATCGCCACA CCATCATCCACCAGAACATCTGCCAGACAGACCACAGCCAAAAAGAGATCAGCTTCACATGGAGCTAAAGCacaggaggaggacgaggaggatgaagaggaagaagaagaagaggaggaggaggaggaagaagaggaggaggaggagagtgaagaagaagagCCGCAgcccaaaaaaaccaaagttACATTATCAACTGACAAAAGTAGGAAAGGAACCACAGAGAAGATCCAGTCAAGCAACGGTGCTAGGGATACAACTGAG caAATCAAAAAAAGCACTGAGGAGGAtctgaaaaaagacatgaaaaatgcCCATAAAG ataAAGGTGTTTTGGTGGAGGCAAAGGTGAACGGTGAATGGTTTACTGGTCGTGTGACGGCTGTGGAAGCCACTAAGGAAAGGGTGCGGTGGAAGGTGAAGTTTGATTACGTCCCGATGAACACCCCACGAGATCGATG GGTGTTTAAGGGTAGTGATGAGGTTCGTCTCATGCGTCCCGCCTCCCCAGAGTCTCACAGTCCAGACACCAATCAGGGCCCAGCAGGGCCCGTAACTCCGCCCACTGCAGCAGAGCCCGACACAACTCAGAGTGGGCCTAGCCGAGAGACAGTGGATGGTCTGGTCTCGgtgatgag gaCGCTACTACGGTATTTTTTCCCACCAGATTTCCGAATCCCAAAGGAGTCAGTAAACACCATGACGGCCGAAGACCTGGTGGCTTTCCCCATT AAAGAGTATTTTCAGCAGTATGAAGCAGGACTCCAGAGTCTGTGTAACTCGTATCAGAATCGGGCGGAGTCTCGTGCGCGGGCCGTGGAGGAGAAGAGCAGCGGAGCAGAAGCCCGACTCAGAGAGTCCGAAGAGAAACTACGCAAACTGAGAACTAACATTGTCGCCCTGCTCCAGAAAGTCCAAGAG GACATTGAGATCAGCAGTGATGATGAACTGGACGCTTACATTGAGGACTTGGTCACAAAAGGAGAGTGA